The Caldanaerobius fijiensis DSM 17918 DNA segment CAAGAAGGATATTTAAAAGCCCTTGAGCATTCACCTGATCTCGTTATCACAGGTCTGAGACTGCCGGATATCGGTGGAGATGAGCTTTTATACCGGTTAAGAGGGGAAGAAGCTCTGAATAGAAGTAAACTCGTGTTATATGTAGGCGGGAAAATAGAAAAAACTGATACATACCTTATGGGACTAGAAATAGACATCGGAGAACTTGCTTCAAGGCTTAAGATTTTACTTGGTGATAAATTGCTTTTAGTGTATGATGATGATGAGAAGGTGAAAATTCATCTGGAACAGGTGAAGTCATTTATCAAAGCGCTGTTGGATAGAGAAATCATGGCAAAAGGACTGGAAATGGTGGATGAACGCGATTTCCTTCTTTATGACACCTTTGTTTTGCTGGTTCAAGGAGATCCTGAAATTATAGCTACGTTTATGAGAAGAATAAGAAAAATGTTCTATAGCAATATGGCGATTGCGATTGTTTTTGTGTTAACTGGAGGTGAATTAAAATGGCAAGGATAATGGTTGTGGACGATGAAGTAAGCAGCAGAAGTTTTATAGTGAAATATCTGAAATATCTGGGATATGGGGTTGTGGAAGCTGCTAATGGGAAGGAAGCATTGGATAAACTTGAAAAAATTCCTGTTGATGTAGTGCTGATGGACATATCAATGCCTGTTATGGATGGTATAGAAGCAACCCGGGAGATTCGAGAGCGCAACTATCCCGTCGTGGTATTGATGTTAACAGCTCTTACAGATGAAAAAGCTATGGATGAAGCAGCCGGTGCAGGAGCCGACGATTTATTGACTAAACCCGTGAATCTAAAAGAATTGGAAACGCGGTTGAAACTGGCTTTGAAAGTTGTCAACTTTTATAAAAGTAAGCGGTATTTCCAAATGGTTATATTCGAAGACCTTCGACAATTAAACGAAACGGTTAAAGAATTGCAACAGCGAAATGAACAGCTTATAATGGAACTTTTTACGAAACTTCAGTTGATTTCTGAATACCGGGATGATGAAACTCACGAACACACGTTGAGAGTAGGCTGGCTTGCAGGGCAGCTCGCAGAAAAGCTTGGGTTAAGTGCGGTAGATGTGGCGGAAATCGAATTTGCCGCTCCTTTTCACGATATAGGCAAAATCGGGATACCAGATAGAATACTTTTAAAGCCAGCCAAGCTCGATGATGAGGAATGGGAGATCATGAAAAAACATACAACTATAGGATATGAAATTCTTTCGGGAAGCTCTTCGAGTATACTGGAAAAAGCAGCTACTATAGCACTTACACATCATGAAAGATGGGACGGTAGTGGATATCCAGAAGGACTTTCAGAAAATGACATACCACTGGAAGGACAAATAATTGCTGTTGCTGACAGTTTTGATGCCATCGTTAGTAAAAGGCCATACAAAGATGCCCTTCCGCTGGACTATGCTTTTGAAGATATAGAGAAAAAGGCAGGAAGTTGGTACAATCCAGAAGGTCGTTAAAGCATTGGTGGAACTGGAAGAAGAGATAAGGGGACGACTATTTAGCCAAGAGATACATTAATAATTTGATTGATGATGTGCTAAATTTCATTGAAAAAAGCACAGATGCTTATATTATAATAATATAGAAAAAGAAATAATCCGTATATAAAGTTAAAAATTATCAAATAAGAGGGGGAGACGATTATGTTATCAAATAATTCGCCGGTCCAGGTATGGGATCTGAAATCGCCTGACAGCAATATTGCTGTAAAGGTTATGCTTTATGATAGCGGAAACCTGGAGTACTCTGTTGCCAGAAATGGCCAGGTAATATTTGAGAATTCACCTCTGGGCATAATTACCAGTGTTGCAGACTTTACATCAGGTTTGACACCCATCTCATTTTCGCATAAAACTATTTGCGAATCTTATCCTATGGTAGGGGCAAAAAGTCGGTATATAAAAATTGTGGAAATGAACTCATCCTGAAATTTAAAAAGAAATTACATATACTATACCTTATAATCCGCGCCTACAATGATGGCATAGCTTTTCGCTATCATATTCCCGGAGAAGGGCCTATAAATATAGCTTTTGAGGCCAGTGCATTCACAATTCCTGAATGCACGATCGGATGGGCTCAAGACTTTGTACCTCACTATGAGGGTTTTTACAACAAGCGCTCCTATGAAGAACTTTTGGCTGGAAATTTTGGAATGCCTGTACTGCTCAATAATAAGGAAAACTGG contains these protein-coding regions:
- a CDS encoding HD domain-containing phosphohydrolase, with the protein product MARIMVVDDEVSSRSFIVKYLKYLGYGVVEAANGKEALDKLEKIPVDVVLMDISMPVMDGIEATREIRERNYPVVVLMLTALTDEKAMDEAAGAGADDLLTKPVNLKELETRLKLALKVVNFYKSKRYFQMVIFEDLRQLNETVKELQQRNEQLIMELFTKLQLISEYRDDETHEHTLRVGWLAGQLAEKLGLSAVDVAEIEFAAPFHDIGKIGIPDRILLKPAKLDDEEWEIMKKHTTIGYEILSGSSSSILEKAATIALTHHERWDGSGYPEGLSENDIPLEGQIIAVADSFDAIVSKRPYKDALPLDYAFEDIEKKAGSWYNPEGR